TGTACTTTTGCAGGCGTGAAACAGGAAAGGATGCGGCATATTGCTTCGTGGTTGCTATTGGCAGTGTTTGTGCCAATGCTGGTGCTATCGTCGGTTCACGTACATGAGGAGAGCGAGACGATAACGACAGAATGCAACGACTGCGTACACCACAGTTGTCATGGTCACATGACGGCGGCGGCGACGTGGGTGCACGACTGTGTGCTGTGCCAGTTCCTGACGCTGAAGATGCTGACTGCCGCTGTGACAGCTATCGCAGTATATGTTCATGTATGTATTAACCATCTTGCCCAGCAGCTATACACTTTCAGTACAGTATGCTGCGGAACTATCGTTACGCGCGGCCCTCCATCATTGTGATTCTGAAAGGAGGCTCTTTATCAATTACATACATATTTTACAATAGAATCACAGAATGAAAAAAAGAAACATCATCATTCTGCCATTGCTGTTTATATGCACGGCAATGGTAGCTCAGGATAATAGTAAGCACCAACATCACGCCAAGGACTCAAAAGCGACGTATCAGGACTCTACAGACATTTTCTTCCGTCACCTGCAGCTGAACGAGCTGATGGTTACTGGCGTGACGGGCGACACAAAGCTGAAACACTCTACAACGCCAGTGAGCATAGTAACACCACAGATGCTGCGCTCTACTTCTTCGACAAACATAGTAGATGCCATAAGCCGTCAGCCAGGTATAAGCCAGCTGACGACAGGCGGAAGCATATCGAAGCCTATAATTCGCGGACTGGGATACAACCGCGTGGTAGTGATGAGCGAGGGTGTGCGCCAAGAGGGACAGCAGTGGGGCGACGAGCACGGTGTGGAGGTTGACGGCAGCAGCGTTGGCTCAGTAGAGATACTGAAGGGTCCTGCCTCGCTGATGTACGGCTCTGACGCTATGGCGGGCGTTGTGATACTTCATGCGCAGCCTACACTGGCAGAAGGCGAGATGAAGGCAAACGTTAGCTCGGAATATCAGACTAACAACGGACTGTTCCACTACTCAGCGCAGATGGCTGGCAACAAGAAAGGATTTGTGTGGGATGCGCTATACAGCTCAAAGATGGCTCATGCCTATAAGAACAAGTACGACGGCTATGTGCCTGGCTCACAGTTCCGTGAGCGTTCAGGACGACTGATGCTGGGGCTGAACAAGGACTGGGGACACTCACGACTCGCGCTGACGGCATACCACCTGACGCCAGGCATCATAGAGGGTGAGCGCGACACGCTGACAGGAGAGCTCACATCCAACTACTCACCGCTCACCTCTTACAAGAAGTCGCTGCCTTTCCAGGAGGTGAAGCACTACAAGGCTGTATGGGATAACAGTCTAAATATCTCAAACGGCGTCGTGAAAGCTATCATAGGCTATCAGCAGAATCGCCGACAGGAGTTTGAGGAGTCTATGGACGAATATGGTATCTTCCTGAAACTTCACACGCTTACCTATGACTTGCGCTATGTGACCCACGAGTTCAATGGCTGGAAGCTATCTACTGGCATAGGCGGCATGTATCAGCAGTCGGAAAACAAGGGCGAGGAATATCTTATTCCTGACAGCCGCCTGTTCGACTTCGGCATCTATGCTACTGCCACGAAGAGCCTTGGCGACAGCTGGACGCTGAACGGAGGCATTCGCTATGACCATCGCAGTCTGCGTGGCGACGAGCTGGTGGAGGATGGCAAGGTGCGCTTCAGCAATCTGTCGCGTAATTTCAATGGTGTGACAGGCAGCGTTGGTGCCGTATGCAACATTAACGAGTATTTCAACCTGCGCATGAATATAGCCCGCGGATTCCGTACGCCCAACATGAGCGAGCTGGCCTCAAATGGTGTACACGAAGGGTCTATACGCTATGAGAAGGGTAATGAGCAGCTGAAGGCAGAGTACAGTCTGCAGGCAGACCTCGGCATCGACTTCACTTCACGCTACGTCTCAGCTCAGCTGGCGCTCTTTGCCAACCGCATAGACAACTACATATTCATAAGAGGTGAGGGACAAGAGGTGAGAGGTGAGAGAATAGACTATCCTGTATATAAATACACTCAGGGCGATGCCCGCCTGCTCGGATTTGAGGCTGGAGTGGACTTCCACCCTATCCACTCCATACATTTCTCAAACACATTCTCGTATGTCGATGCCCGTCTCATCTCTCACAACTCTCCCCTAACCTCTGAGAACAAATACCTGCCCTTTACGCCTGCTCCGAAATGGACTTCAGAGCTGAAGTGGGAGTTGTATCACCACGCCCACAGTACGGTAAGCACCCACGCTACGCACGAGTATCGTCATTCCCACCCCAAGGCCGGTCTGGCACTAAACAACCTCTATGTTGCTGCTGGATTTGACTACTATCTGAAGCAGAATCACGTGTTCAGCGCCTATGACACAGAGACGCCGACACCTGACTATGGGCTGCTGAACCTCTCTGCTGGTACAGACATTCAGATGGGAGGCAAGAAGGTTGCAGAGTTATACGTGACAGCGCATAACCTTTTGGACAAGGCTTACCAGAACCATTTGAGCCGACTGAAATATACGGATGACAACGTGGTTACAGGACGCCAAGGTGTTTACAACATGGGACGAAACATTACCTTTAAGATTGTAGTCCCATTTAGACTGTAGATTTTGACTATAGACTATAGACTTTAGACTATAGACTTTAGACTTTAGACTATAGACGAAAGACTATAGAGACTATAATAACAAAAAATATTTAAAACAACGGATTACACGGATTTCACGGATTCTCAAAGTCGCCAATTATTGGTAGGACTTAAATCCGTAAAATCCGTGTAATCCGTTGTATTTTTATTTAGACGCAGTCTCTTCTTTCTTTTTCTTTATATAGCGGATGGTGGCACCGAGCGTCTGCCATTCTGCCTGAAGAGAATCGCGATGGGCGCGAAGCTGGTTGAGCTTTATCACCTCAGGCGAGTCGTCTTTCAGCTTGGTGCTGTTGGCCATAACAAGTTCGTGCTGCTGGTCATGCTCTTTCTTTACAGCTTCGAGCAGGCTGTCAACAACAGCCAAGCGCTCCTGAGTAGCGGCAAGCGTGGAGTCCTGCTTGTGTTCGAGTGCTGCCTTGCGAGCATCAATCTCTGAACGACGCGAGCGATCAGCACAACTGGTAAGAACGCTGACAGCGATTAGTAAGAACGCTATGAGTAAATAGTCTAAACGCTTCATGAGAATCATTGATTTAGAAATTAACTAAGAACGAGCCACCGATAGTGAAATAGTGTACGTCCTTTTTCTTCTTGAA
This region of Prevotella sp. E13-27 genomic DNA includes:
- a CDS encoding TonB-dependent receptor, which produces MKKRNIIILPLLFICTAMVAQDNSKHQHHAKDSKATYQDSTDIFFRHLQLNELMVTGVTGDTKLKHSTTPVSIVTPQMLRSTSSTNIVDAISRQPGISQLTTGGSISKPIIRGLGYNRVVVMSEGVRQEGQQWGDEHGVEVDGSSVGSVEILKGPASLMYGSDAMAGVVILHAQPTLAEGEMKANVSSEYQTNNGLFHYSAQMAGNKKGFVWDALYSSKMAHAYKNKYDGYVPGSQFRERSGRLMLGLNKDWGHSRLALTAYHLTPGIIEGERDTLTGELTSNYSPLTSYKKSLPFQEVKHYKAVWDNSLNISNGVVKAIIGYQQNRRQEFEESMDEYGIFLKLHTLTYDLRYVTHEFNGWKLSTGIGGMYQQSENKGEEYLIPDSRLFDFGIYATATKSLGDSWTLNGGIRYDHRSLRGDELVEDGKVRFSNLSRNFNGVTGSVGAVCNINEYFNLRMNIARGFRTPNMSELASNGVHEGSIRYEKGNEQLKAEYSLQADLGIDFTSRYVSAQLALFANRIDNYIFIRGEGQEVRGERIDYPVYKYTQGDARLLGFEAGVDFHPIHSIHFSNTFSYVDARLISHNSPLTSENKYLPFTPAPKWTSELKWELYHHAHSTVSTHATHEYRHSHPKAGLALNNLYVAAGFDYYLKQNHVFSAYDTETPTPDYGLLNLSAGTDIQMGGKKVAELYVTAHNLLDKAYQNHLSRLKYTDDNVVTGRQGVYNMGRNITFKIVVPFRL